A region of the Amycolatopsis sp. cg13 genome:
TTCACCATCGGGGTTTTCGCCAACGCACAGCTCGGGCAGTACGTAATCGAGCACCAGTTCGTCGGAGACAATTACTCGTACGAGACGTTGGAAGGCCCGACGGTCACCGTCTCCCGGTAGCGAGCGGTCGGCACTGCGTCGCCGGGTTGTCGTCTGTGAGGGGAACCCTGAGGGAATCTGATTCCCTCAGGGTTCCCCTCACGTACCTGACTACGCCGCGGTGCCCTCGATGTGCGCCTTCAGCAGTTCCAGCCCGGGCTGGATGCGGGCCGGGTCTTCGACCGGGTGCGGGCCGGCCGGTTCGGTGGGCGGGATCAGGCGCTCGAACAGGCGGCAGAACAGGGTCGTGCCGTCGCCGAGGTCGAAGGTGCTGAAGGTGGCGATCGCGTGCATCGACGGCACCAGGGTTCCGTCTTCGAGCACGTCGCGGCCGACCACGGTCCAGAGCTTGCCCGGGACTCGCGCGACGACGGTGTACAGCTTCGGCTTCTCGTTCAGGTCCGGCACGATGGTTTCGAGCAGTTCGTCGCCGAGTTCCGCGGGGACGTCCGCGGTGCCGCGCCGCACTTCGGTTCCGGACGCCATCGGCAGCCACTTCGGCAGGTTCGACCAGGTGGTGACCCAGTCGTACACCTCCTGCGCCGGACGCTTGACCACGATGCGGTTTTCGACGAAACGGATGTTGAGGTTGTCCGGAATCTGCCGGACGTACAGTGCTTCAGGCATGATTTCTCTCCTTTTTCGGGATTACTGCGGGATTACTTGGGGGAATGCTGGCCGGTCATGAGCGCGCCGAGGTCGTCCGGTTCGAGGAACGACGGCGGCGGGGGCGGGCCCCAGCTGAACAGGCCCTGTGCGCCTTCGAAAACCTCCGGCTTCCAGATCTCGTCCTCGGGGACGCAGTCCATGTCGGAGTAGTACTCGCTGAAGTTCCCGGCCGGGTCTTTGAGATACCAGAAGAAATTGGAGCCCGCGTGATGGCGGCCGAGGCCCCAGACGTGCCGGTCGGGATGGCCGTTCAGCATCGCCGCCGCACCGCGGCCGACGTCGTCGATGTCGTCGACCTGCCAGGACGTGTGGTGCAGGAAGTTCACCGGGGCCGCGAGCGCCAGCACGTTGTGGTGGTCGACCGAGCAGCGCATGAACGCGCCCTTGTTGCCGATGTAGTCGCTGACCTTGAAGCCGAGCGCCTCGGTGAAAAACCGCATGGTGGCGTCGAGATCGGTGGTGCCCACCACGCAGTGGCCGAGTTTCTTCGGCCGGACCGCGCTGGTGCGCACCACTCCGGGCGCACGGCCGGACCGTTCGATGCGGCCGGGTCCGTTGTACGGGGTGGCCAGCACCGGTTGCTGCGTGATCCGCGGTGAGATCTCAACTCGGACGGTGAATCCGGAGACCGGCTCGATCGCCGCGACGGCGGTGCCGGTCTCGGTGCTGACGACACCGAGCCGGTTGAGGCGCGCCGCGGTGCGCGCGATGTCGTCGGCGTCGTCGACGCCCACGCCGAGTTCGAGCAACTGCCGGTATGGCGCGTGCCGGACGCGCAGCTGTTCGCCGCCGTCGAGAGTGGTGAAGGACCCGTCGCCGACGTGGTTGAGCCCGAAATCAGCGTAGTAGGCAATGGTTTCCGCGACGTTCGGGACGCCCATCGTGACCCGGGTCAGCCGATGCATCCCCATGTCAGGCCTCCGGATCCGCGACGAAGGTCTGCCGCATTTCGCCGAGGCCTTCGATCCGGCTGACCAGCTCTTCCCCGGCTCGCAGGAATCGCTGCGGCGTACGGCCGACGCCGACCCCGGACGGCGTTCCGGTGAAGACGAGATCGCCCGGGTACAAGGTGATCGTTTGCGACAGAGCGGAGATCAGCTTCCCGACCGGGAAGATCAGCTCGCTGGTCCGGCCGTCCTGCACGGTCTCGCCGTCGATCGCGCACGACAGGGCCAGGTCGTCTCGATCCGCCAGCTCGTCCGGCGTGACCAGCCACGGTCCGACCGGAGCGAAATTCGGGAAAGACTTCCCGAGGCCGAATTGCGGGGCCGGGCCCGCCAGTTGCGAGACCCGCTCGGAAAGGTCCTGCCCGATCGTCACTCCGGCGATGTGGTCCCACGCCTTGGATTCCTCGAGGTGATGGGTGGTCTGGCCGATGACCGCGACCAGCTCCACCTCCCAGTCCACGTTTCCGCCGGGCGGCAGCACGACTTCGGCGTCCGGGCCGGTCAGCGCGGAAACGAATTTGG
Encoded here:
- a CDS encoding SRPBCC family protein, with amino-acid sequence MPEALYVRQIPDNLNIRFVENRIVVKRPAQEVYDWVTTWSNLPKWLPMASGTEVRRGTADVPAELGDELLETIVPDLNEKPKLYTVVARVPGKLWTVVGRDVLEDGTLVPSMHAIATFSTFDLGDGTTLFCRLFERLIPPTEPAGPHPVEDPARIQPGLELLKAHIEGTAA
- a CDS encoding VOC family protein; the encoded protein is MGMHRLTRVTMGVPNVAETIAYYADFGLNHVGDGSFTTLDGGEQLRVRHAPYRQLLELGVGVDDADDIARTAARLNRLGVVSTETGTAVAAIEPVSGFTVRVEISPRITQQPVLATPYNGPGRIERSGRAPGVVRTSAVRPKKLGHCVVGTTDLDATMRFFTEALGFKVSDYIGNKGAFMRCSVDHHNVLALAAPVNFLHHTSWQVDDIDDVGRGAAAMLNGHPDRHVWGLGRHHAGSNFFWYLKDPAGNFSEYYSDMDCVPEDEIWKPEVFEGAQGLFSWGPPPPPSFLEPDDLGALMTGQHSPK
- a CDS encoding fumarylacetoacetate hydrolase family protein, which translates into the protein MKLANVDGRAVLLTAEDKGIDVAKASGGIFGFGSVYQNWTEFRAWAKKLTAEPDVVFTRAQLGSPSPAPRQIVAVGLNYDAHAAESGFAAPDGLPPVFAKFVSALTGPDAEVVLPPGGNVDWEVELVAVIGQTTHHLEESKAWDHIAGVTIGQDLSERVSQLAGPAPQFGLGKSFPNFAPVGPWLVTPDELADRDDLALSCAIDGETVQDGRTSELIFPVGKLISALSQTITLYPGDLVFTGTPSGVGVGRTPQRFLRAGEELVSRIEGLGEMRQTFVADPEA